The following is a genomic window from Deinococcus humi.
CGAGGCCCTGAACGTCGAGCAGTACACCACGGTGACGGCAGTTCACGCCGCACCGGCAGGCTTTACGCTGGCCATCGAGCGGCGTGACGGCACGCCGGATGTCATAGAGGCGCGGCGCGTAGTGGTGGCCACCGGCTACTACGACAATCCGCTGCATCTGGGCATTCCCGGCGAGGACGGTCCCAACGTCAGCCACTACTACACCGAGGCCCACCCGTTCATGGGGTTGAACGTGACCGTGATCGGTGCGGGCAACTCGGCCGCCGACGCGGCGCTGGATCTGTGGCGCGGCGGCGCGAAAGTCACGATGGTCGTCCGTGCGCCGGAACTGAAGAGCACCATCAAGTACTGGGTGCGTCCCGATCTGGAGAACCGCATCAAGGAAGGGAGCATCGATGCGTATTTCAACTCGCGGGTGATCGCCATCGGCCAGGAGACCGTGCAGGTGGAAGGTCAGGACGGCGAGACCTTCGAGTTGCCCACCCACTTCACCTTCGCGCTGACCGGATACCGCCCGGACCTCTCTTTCCTAGACACGCTGAATCTTGCGCAGCAGCCCGACGCCTGCCTGGTGCTGGACGAGCACTATCAGAGCAGCGTGCCGGGGCTGTTCGTGGTGGGCAGTGCGGGTTTCGCAGGTAAGACCAATCAGGTCTTTATCGAGAACGGACGTCACCACGCGGATCATGCCGTGGCCGAGATCAAGCGGCAGCTGGCGGGACACGGCGAACTGCAGGCCCGCTAATGCTCGCTCACGGACAGGGCACAGGCGCGTGAAATACTGCCGGACATGAGGTTGAAACTCCACTGGTCCCTGGGCCTGGGTGCCGTGCTGCTGACGTCTGCCCTGGGCCAGAGCGTTGCCCCTATCCCGGCCTTGCCGCTGCCTTCCCAGCCCGTCCCGTCCCCGGCGCCCGAGCCTGAGCCCACGCCGGAACCGCAACCTACACCGGAGCCGACCCCAGTCCCAGTCCCCGCTCCTGTAAACCCTGCTCCCGCGGAGCCCACTCCCACAGCGCCAGCAGCGGCGCCAGTGGCTGTCCCTCCGGTCAAGGCGCCACCCGCTTTTAAAGCACCCTTGTTGATCAACGTGGAAACCACCGTTCCAGCGCTGGTCAACGGCAAGAAGACCACGGTACCCCTGACCCGTACCCTGACCATCCCCGGCCCACGCATGGCCCTGATCCGGCAGAGCGGAACTGTGACGGCCAGCCTGGAAGCCGATCTCAAGACCTTCGTCAAGAGCCTGTCCGGCAAGGCCCAGGACGCCCGTTTCGAGGAGTTGTGGGACGGCTGGGCTGTCGTGCAGCGCAACGCCCTCAAAATCGATATGGACGCCACCCGCGCCAACCTGTTGACTGCCATCAAGGATTCCAAGGGCGTGAAGGCCAAGGTCGTCGTCAGTGGCCAGACCCCCCCCAAGCGTACCCTCGACTACTTCCTCTCCAGAGGAATTACCGCGCATCTGGGCACTGGCGTGACCAATTATTACGGCAGCAGCGACGCCCGCGTGACCAACATCCATGTGGGCGCAAAGAATTTCAGTGACCGTCTGTTTGAGGGCAAGGTCTTTTCCTTCAATGAGTTTATCGGCCCGGTAACGGCCCGCAACGGGTATGTCACGGGGCTGGTCATTGCCGGGGACCGCACGGCGAGCGGCGTCGGCGGTGGCATCTGTCAGGTCAGCACCACCCTCTTCCGCACGCTGTACGGGGCCGGTCTTCCCATCGCCCAGCGGCAGAACCACTCGTATCAGGTGCACTACTACGATCCGCAGGGACTGGACGCCACCATCTACCAGCCCAGCCTGGACCTCAAGTTCGCCAACGATTCAGGGGGCGCGTTGTGGTTCCAGACCCAGTGGGACGACGAGACAGCCCGCCTGAGCATCAGCGTTTTCGGGAAGGCGCGGGATTTTACGGTAGATATTGGCCAGCCGAAGACCCTCAGTTCCACGCCATCGCCTGCTGACAGGCTCATTCCCGACGCGACACTGCCCGCTGGACAGCGCAAGCAGGTGGACTGGGCAGCCCCTGGCGCGGTCATTGAAGTGACGCGCAAGTTCATACGAAATGGCAAGGCGTTCAAACAGGACACGCTGAAGAGCAGCTATCGTCCCTGGCCGAACATCTTCCTGGTCGGCACTAGGCGCTAGGGGATCAGCAGCAAAAGAGTGGGAGAGGCTTGCTCGCCTCTCCCACTTTCCTATGTTTCTATTTTACTCCTCGGCCTCGAAGCCCAGCAGATTCAGCAGCCGGTCCAGCTCCTCGCGTGTAGAGTAATTCAGTTCCACCTTACCCTTGTCCTCGCCGGTAATGCGGACGCGGGTGCCTGTGCGGCGGCTCAGGTCCAGTTCCAGCTGGCGGTAGGTGCGCGGCGGGTTGACCTTGATCGGTGCGCTGGGGCGGGCCTTGCCCTCGCGGCGCAGCGCCTCGGCCTCGCGGACGCTCAGGCCGCGCGACGTGATCTGTTCCAGCGCCCAGGCCCGGTCCCCATCCGGCTGGGCCAGAATGGCGCGGGCGTGTCCGGCGCTGATCTGGCCTCCGTCCAATGCTCGCAGGGCCCCCTCACCCAGGGTGAGCAGCCGCAAGGCATTGGACACCGTGCTGCGGCCTTTCCCGACCGCCTGTGCCACCCCTTCCTGATTCAGTCCCTGATCCAGCAACGCCTGGTAGGCCCGTGCCTCTTCCAGCGGTCCCAGATCCTCGCGCTGCAGGTTCTCGACGATGGCGATTTCCAGTGCCTCGCGGTCTCCCAGATCACGGATGATCACTGGCAGCTCGGTTAGGCCCGCCAACTGACTGGCCCGCCAGCGGCGCTCTCCGGCCACGATCTCAAAGGCTTCACCGCGCGGGCGCACCAGCAGCGGCTGGATGACACCTTTTTCCCGGATACTCTGGGCCAACTCGGCCAGCGAACTCGGCTCGAAGACCTGACGCGGCTGATACCCCGCCTGCACGATGCGGTTGATGTTCAGAGTCTGCACGCTACCAGCGCTGTCCGCTGCGGGCGCGTCGGCCGCCGGGCGGGCCAGGAGGGCATCGAGCCCCCGTCCCAGACTAGATTTTTTCGACACGCGACATCACCTCCTCGGCCAGCCGCTTGTAGGCTGCAGCGCCGCTCGACAGGGGCGCGAAGGCGTTGATCGGTTTGGAGAAGCTGGGCGCCTCGGAAAGCCGCACGTTGCGGGGAATCACAGACCAGAACACCAGATCACCAAAGTGCTGGCGCACCATCGTCTCGACTTCCTGCGCCAGATTGGTGCGCCCGTCGAACATGGTCAGCACCACGCCCAGCACCTGCAGACGGGGATTGAGGCCGCCCCGCACCCGCTCCACCGTTTCCATCAGTCCGGCCAGACCTTCCAGTGCGTAGTACTCGGCCTGCAGGGGAATCAGCAGGGCGTCGGCAGCGGCCAGCACATTCACAGTCAGCGGTCCCAGCGAGGGCGGCGCGTCCACCAGCACCAAGTCGTAATCGCTCAGGCCAGCCATCAGGCGGCTCAGAGCGTCGGGATCATCGGCCAGTTCCACCCCTGCCCCGGCCAGATCGGGGGTGGCGGGGAGGATATCCAACCCAGACTGATCGGTGGGGCGAATGTATTCGGCAGCGCGGTCCGGCTCTCCCAAGGCCTCGTACAGCCCTCCCTCCGCGCCGCGCTGGCCCAGGCCGCTTGTGGCGTTGCCCTGGGGGTCCATGTCCAGCAACAGCACCCGCCGCCCCCCTGCTGCCAGGTAAGCCGCCAAATTAATGGCGGTGGTGGTCTTCCCCACCCCACCCTTCTGGTTCACCAGACCCAGTACTTTCACTGGAGCCCCACGCCACACAGCGCCGTTTCCTGTGGCCCTCTGTTCTGCCCATCTTCCATCAAGTCAACCTCACCTTTGGTCCCACTCTAGCGTGCCAGCTTCTGAGGTGGAGTCCAGAAAAGAGGCTGGGCATTGGGCACGCCCTCGCGCCTGGGATACTTGGACGGCGTGGGTTTGAGCTTCTCGATGACGATCAGGGTCCGGGCGTCCCCTGAGACAGGCAATTCAAAGGGATCGACCACCTGAACTTTGCCGCCCACCTCGCCAGCCGCCCGGCGGCCAGCGTTTAATTCCTCGGGGGTGATGGCCCCCTTCTGGGCCACAAGCAGCCCACCCTCACGCAACAGGGGTAGAGCCAACTCGGCTAACACTGGTAAAGATGCCACAGCCCGCACCACCACCCGGTCATAGCGGTCCCGGTGATCGGCGCTGCGTCCAAGTGCCTCGGCGCGGCCCACCAGTGGCGTGACCTGAGACAGGCCAAGTTGCACCGCCGTGTCACGCACAAACTCGACCTTCTTGCGGATGGAATCGACTGGCGTGAACTGCAGCTGTGGCTTCACCAGCGCCAGAGGAAAGGTGGGGAAGCCAGCTCCAGTTCCCAGATCCATGACGGTGAGCGGCCCCTCTAGGTAGCTTCCGCGCAGACAGGTCAGCGAATCCACGAAATGCTTGAGGACAATGTCCTCCTCGGTTCTCAGGGCCGTCAGATTAAGCCGCTCATTTCCCTCTTGAAGCAGCGTGAACAGCTGTTCGAATGCAGGAAGTTGAGCTTCAATTTCCACGCCAAGTATCCCGGCACCGCGCCTCAGCAATTCCAGTCCGTCGCGGTTCACAGGCCATACCTCACTTTCATATCGGTGTACCGTTCATAGACATGTTCGTCAATCTCCTTGAAGGGCAGACGGTCCAGTAGTGGCAGCAGCGTCTCGCGTAACACCTCGCCCCGCGCCATCCATTGAAAATAGCTGCGCCCTCCGTGCTCATAGGGACCGTAAAGCTTGGAGCCAGGGCAGAGCCTGAGCAGGGTCTCAAATAGCTTTTGATGCCGGGTATGCATCCGTAACGTGACCTGCGGCTGCTTACCATCACCACCGAAGTGCCCCTCGCCAATCAGGATGCCCAAAAGCAGCCCCTCTTCAAATGTGTTCACTCCTGTCCTCCATTGTTTCACCGTCAAGTTTCCCGTGAAACAGAGGGGGCGTCAAGGGGGCGGGAGGGGTGCACAAAAAAGCGAGCCGAAGCTCGCCCGATACTCAACTTGTTTCACCGTCAAGTTTCCCGTGAAACGCCATATTTCTTCAGATACACCAGCAAGGCCCCGATATCTGCGTGGCGCACCCCGGAAATTCGCGCCGCCTGCTCCAGAGTGGCAGGGCGACTTCTGCCCAGCTTTTCACGGGCTTCGTTGGACAGCGCGGGTACGGTCGAATAATCCACACCGTCCAGTTGCGTGTTACGGGCTCGTGCCTCTGCCCTCAGTTGTTGACGGGCCCGTTCGATGTAGCCTGCATACTTGACCCGGATCTCAACGGCCTCGCGTTCGGCAGCGTCAAGCTCAGTTGGGACTCGAATGCCCAGAGCCTCCACATCCGCCAGATAAAACTCCGGGCGACGCAGCCATGCATCTCCGGTATGTCCGTTGCTTCGTTGTGCCGCCAGTGAGTCCACCGCATCGCCAATGCGCCCATATTTGGCCTGCACCCTGGCCACCTCTGCGTCCGGAACCAGTCCTAGCCTGTGGCCCAGCGAGGTCAGGCGTTCATCGGCATTGTCCTGACGAACCAGCAGACGGTGCTCCACGCGGCTGGTCATCATGCGGTACGGTTCGTCACTGCCCTTGAAGACCAGATCGTCCAGCAGCACACCGAGATAACCCGTTTCGCGGCCAATCGGTTCAGTCTTGAGATCAAGCGCCCGGCGTGCAGCTGCCGTTCCTGCAACCAGCCCCTGCGCCGCCGCTTCCTCGTAACCGCTGGTCCCATTGATCTGACCAGCGGTGAACACGCCGGGCAATAGGCGCGACTCCATGTTCAGGGTCAGTTCAGTGGAATCCACCACGTCGTACTCGACGGCATAGGCATACCGCTGCACTACCGCCCGCTCGAAGCCAGGCAACGTCCGGACCAGCTGGTCCTGCAGGTACGGCGGCAGCGAGGAGCTGAAGCCTTGCAGGTACACCTCACTCGTCTGAATACCGTCCGGCTCCACGAATAGCAGGTGGCGGTTATGGTGGGCGAAGCGAACGACCTTGTCCTCAATGCTCGGGCAGTAGCGTGGTCCCCGCCCCTCAATGTCGCCTGAAAACATCGGGGATTCCTGCAGGTTCTCGTGAATCAGCTGGTGGGTCTGCGGCGTTGTGTAGGTCTGCCAAGTGGGCGACTCCTGGGCACGCGGGCCGGGGGAACCGGTAAATCCACGGGGCTGAGGATCGGCAGGAATCTCAAGGAGCGCCGCGAAATTCACCGAGTCTGCCCGGACACGGGGAGGAGTGCCGGTCTTGAAGCGTTTGAGAACGTGCCCAGCGCGCTCCAATGGCGCAGACAGGAAACGCGAGGGCGGTTCGCCCTGTCTACCCTCGGCACGCGATTGCCGCCCGTACCACGTGACGGCCCGCATAAACGTTCCCGCCGCGACCACCACGCTGCGGCAGGGGAGACGGCGGCCGTCAGTGGTCACCACCAACCAGCCGCCGTGTCCGTCCAATTCCAAGTCAGCGGCCTCGCCACGGATAACCTCGATTTCGGGTTGGCCGAAGATGACCGCTTGGGCACGCTCGGCATAGGCATCACGCTCGTTCTGGACGCGCAGGGACTGAACGGCGGGACCCTTGCTGGCATTCAGGACACGGGTGTGGATGGCAGTGTCATCGGCCAGCCGCCCCATCAGGCCACCCAGCGCCTGGATCTCAAAAACCAGCTGGCTCTTGCCTGGGCCGCCCACGGCCGGGTTGCAGGGCATCCGACCTACCGTTGCCGGATTGCCCACCAGCAGGCCCACCCGCGAGAATTTGGCGGCGGCCCACGCCGCCTCCAGGCCAGCGTGGCCTCCACCAATCACGATCACATTCCAGCCACTCATCCCGCCGAGTGTAACGGCCTTCCCAGACATGGACGGTGATCCGTATCGCGGGACAGAGAGGGCGAAGAGTCATGGTTTGAGGGAAAGGAGACGAGGTCAAGCTTAACTTCATCTGGCCTTGAGCTATGGCAGCTCTTACAATCGGGCATGGACTTCGCCACTCTCCGGGCCGACCTGATCGGCACTGACGCCGTGATTCGCACGCCCTTTGGAGAGCGCCAGGTCACTTACGCCGACTACGTGGCCTCCGGACGGGCATTGCGGAGTGTGGAGGAACGGATCACGACGCTTGCATTGCCGCTGTACGCCAATACCCACACCGAGGACAGTGCCACCGGCGCGCACAGCACCCACCTGTCGCAGCAGGCCGCCGATTACATCCGGGCTCAGCTGGGCGGGGACGCGACGTGCAAACTGGTGTTCTGCGGTTCAGGCAGTACGGCGGCGGTGCGGCGCATTCAGGACATTCTGGGCCTGACCGTGGGCGGGGATCACCGCGCCACCGTGCTCGCCTCCATGCCCGAACACGAGCGGCCAGTGGTATTCGTCGGCCCCTATGAACACCACAGCAATGAAATAAGCTGGCGCGAGACGCTGGCCGAGGTGGTGGAGTTACCCCTCTGCGACAGGGGCAATTTGGATCTGGACGCGCTGGTTACGGCGCTCAAGGCCCCGCAATACGCCCGTCGCCCCAAGATCGGCTCCTTCAGCGCGGCCAGCAACGTTACCGGCCTGCTGACCGATACCCGTACGGTGGCGCGGATCCTGCACCAGCATGGGGCCTATGCCTTCTTCGACTTCGCGGCCAGCGGCCCTTACGTCAAAATTGATATGAAGCCGGGCAAGGCAGACGGTTACGACGCGGTCTTCCTCAGCCCGCACAAGTTCGTGGGCGGACCGGGGACGCCGGGGCTGCTGTGTTTTCAGGACCATCTGTATCACCTGAATGTGCCCAGCACGGCGGGTGGCGGCACGGTCCGGTATGTCAGCCGCACCAAGCAGGTCTACATCGAGGATATCGAGGCCCGCGAAGATGCCGGCACTCCCGCCATCCTGGGAAAAATCCGCACCGCACTGGCCTTCAAGATCAAGGAGGAGCTGGGCACCGACACCCTGACTGCGCGGGAACACGAGCTGTTCACGCGGGCGCTGAAGCGGCTGGCCAGCAATGACCGTGTCCAGTTGCTGGGCAATCCGGACGCTCCACGATTGGCTTTCCTATCGTTCCTGGTCAAGACGCCCGATGGCGCTATGCTCCACCCGCGCCTGGTGGTCCGCCTGCTCAATGACCTGTTCGGTATCCAGGCGCGCGGCGGCTGTGCCTGCGCCGGACCGTACGGCCATGTGCTGCTGAACATCGACGAGGAACGCAGTGAGCGCTATGCACAGTGTGCACTCTCCAACATCGACAGCATCAAACCCGGCTGGACCCGGCTGAATCTCGCCCCGTGGGCCAGCGATGAGGAAGTGGACTTTCTCCTGAGCGCCGTGGAATTCGTGGCCGAATATGGTGCACGCTTCCTGCCCCTCTACGAATTCGACTGGATGAGTGGAGCGTGGACCCACCCACAGGACGAGGCACCGATGGATCTGTTCGGAATTCAGCGTCCACAGACGGGAATTGGTGAGGTGCCGTATGCATCCTATCTGGCAGAAGCCCAGCGGCTTGTAGAAGCCTTGGCACCGATAGGGAAGAGGAGAGCCGTCCCCGAATATGTCCCCACTGATCTGGTCTTTTTCGCGCACTGAAAGGAAGATCCACCTTTCTCCCCCACGACGCAGGTCAGGGCCGTCCAAATTCACTGGACAGCTCTGACCTCTTTTCTTCCCATGGCCAGCAGCTAGAATGCCTAACGCCCGTTAGTTTAGACATGCGTCAGACAAATTCCGCCGATGGCAGAGAAGGTTTCCAGTTCTGCCGCACGTACAGGAGGCCCGCCTCAGATGACTCCCGCTCAGATCAATCCAACCCCTCCGGTTGAAGCCCTGCCTACCCCGGAGATTCAACCGTTTACCGCCGAACCCATTCGTTACGTGGCCGAGGACGGCCTGCCCATACATACCCTACCTGCCGCCTACACGCCCGAACGCCTGCGAGAGTTGCACGGCGTGATGCTGCGTGCCCGCGAGTTTGATCGCAAACTGATCACGCTGCTGCGTCAGGGGCGCACCACCTTCTATGCCCAGTCCAGTGGCATGGAGGCCACGCAGGTGGGCCTCGCGCACTCGATCCGGCCCGGCCACGACTGGGTCTGGCCGTACTACCGCGATCACACGCTGGCGCTGGCGCTGGGCGTGCCCATGTTCGAGCTGATCAGCCAGGTGCTGGGCAGCAACTCCGATCCCAGCCGGGGCCGCCAGATGCCGCACCACTTCGCCGCTCGCAAACAGCATTTCGTCTCCATCAGCTCCTCCATTGCCAATCAGGTGCCCCCTGCCACTGGCACGGCGATGGCCCAGAAGTACCTGGGCACCGACGAGATCACCGTCTGCACCTTCGGGGACGGGGCCACCAGCGAGGGTGACTGGCACGCCGGGATGAACATGGCGGGTGCGATGGCCGCGCCGTGCCTATTCGTCTGTGAGAACAACCAGTGGGCCATCAGCACCAACCTGCGCGGCCAGACCGCGAGCGAGAACATCCACATCAAGGCCAAGGCGTACGGCATGCCCGGCTTTTACGTCGACGGCAACGATATCGTGGCGGTTATGGAAGTCTGCACACACGCCGCCGAGTGGGTGCGTGCCGGGAATGGCCCCGCCCTCGTGGAGTGCCTGACCTACCGCGTCGGCTCTCACAGCAACGCGGACGCCGATGCCGAGAAGCACTACCGGACCCGTGAGGAAGTGCAGGAGTGGCTGGGACGTGACCCGGTGGTGCGCGTCGAGAAATTGCTCGAACACCTGGGCCATCCCATCGAGTCCAGGGAACGCGCGGACATGATCGCCGCTGTCCACCGCGACGTGGACGAGCAGGTCATCCGGGCCGAGGCCACCGGACAGCCCGACTGGCGCATCATGTTCGAGGACGTCTATTCAGACATGCCTGCCCACCTGCGCGAGGAGGCCGCCATGCTGCGCGCCGAACAGGAAGGGGAGAGGAAATGACCGCCACCCAGGAAAGACAGGACATGAAAGCCGCCTCGGAGCCCCGCACCATCAACCTGATCACCGCCGTGACCGAGGCGCTGCATGAAGAGATGGAACGCGACAGCCGGGTGGTGCTGTTCGGACAGGACGTGGGCGCGCGCGGCGGCGTCTTCATGGCGACTGCCGGGTTGCAAGCCACGTTCGGCAAGGAGCGCGTGTTTGACACCCCGCTCAGCGAGGCCAGCATCGTGGGCGCGGCGGTGGGCATGGCCGTGCGCGGGCTACGGCCCGTGGCCGAGATTCAGTTTGCCGACTACATGGGGCCGGGCTTCGATCAGATCATCAGTCAGGCGGCCAAGATGCGGTACCGCAGCGGCGGCCAGTACAGCGCGCCGCTGGTGATCCGTACCCCGTCCGGCGGCGGCGTCAAGGGCGGGCATCACCACAGCCAGAGTCCCGAGAGCTACTACACCCACACCCCAGGCCTGAAAGTGGTGATGCCCAGCACGCCCTACGACGCCAAGGGGCTGCTCAAGGCGGCCATTCGCGGTGAGGACCCGGTAATCTTCTTCGAACCCAAACGGCTGTACCGCGCCTCCAAGGGCGAGGTGCCGGGCCACGACTACACGGTCAAGATCGGTGAGGCCGCAGTCCGTCGTGAGGGCAGCGACCTGAGCCTGATCGGCTACGGCGGCGTGATGCCTGATCTGGAACGCGCCGCCGACGCGCTGGAGACCGAGGGCGTGAGTGTGGAGGTCATTGACCTGCGCAGCCTCGTCCCCTGGGACAGGGAACTGGTGGTCGACAGCGTGCAGAAGACGGGCCGCGCCGTGCTGGTCAGTGAGGCCCCGCGCATCAGCAACTTCATGGGCGAGGTGGCGTATGCCATTCAGGACGCCGCCTTCGACTCGCTGCTGGCCCCGATCGGTCAGGTGGCGGGCTTCGACATTCCGTATCCCTACGTGCAGGACAAGATCTATCTGCCCGGTCCTAACCGCATCACGGCGGCCTGCGTGCAGGCCCTGAACTATTAACGTTCTGCCCCGGCCCACATTGAGCGTTAGGCTGCGGCCATGAAGCTGAATCCCGACCTGCTGCGCCCGCTGCTGGGCACCCTGGGCCTGATGATCGGCTTCGGCGTCTACGCCGTGGCGGGCGACCTGCCCCAGCCCTGGCAACGCCTGAGCATCGGGGCGATGTTCGTCCTGCTGGGGATCAGCGCCTTCGTGTACGCCCGGGGCGAACGCTGGATCCAAGTTCTGGGGGGCGTGCTGGCGCTCTACGGCGTCCTGCGGGCCTTCGTGATCGGATAGCAGAGGCAGCGGGTCCGTTTGCCTTTCCACTGTTCCCACAACCAACAACCACATCCCACATCTGAGGTAATCCGTGAAAGAAATTCTGCTCCCCGAACTGGCCGAAAGCGTTGTCGAAGGCGAAATCCTGAAATGGCTGGTGGAAGAGGGCGACACGATCGCGCTGGAACAACCGCTGTGCGAGGTCATGACCGACAAGGTGACCGTGGAACTGCCCAGTCCTGCGGCGGGCGTCCTGAGCAAGCGCATGGCACAGGAGGGCGATGTGGTGGCCGTCCACGCCGTCATCGCCCTGATCGATGAGGGGGGAGAGGCAGGCGCAGCCGCCCCCCCCCGTTCTGAAACAGCCCAGACTAAGCAGCCCAGCCCCACGCAGGCCATTCAGGACAGCGGCGAGAACCCTGGCACTGCCGAAGTCCAGCTGCCGCCTCAGGCGCAGGAGGAGCGCGATCAGATGACCGGCAACGAGGACGATGCGGGCGGCAGCATCGTGGAGGCCGGCCACATGAAGGGTGGCGACGACGATTCCACCAGCCTGTTCAAGGCCTTCGCGTCGGATGAGCAGGTGAAGGTGCAGGGACTGGGCAGCCGCAGCGGCAGCGGTGCACCGGGCAGTTACACCGCCGGAACGGGCACCCTGAACCGCGAGCCGACGCCGTCCTCCGCCCGGACCGACGGCCGCGTGCTGGCCGTGCCCGCCGCGCGTCAACTGGCCCGCGAGATGAACATCGATCTGGCACAGGTACAGGGCAGCGGTCCCAACGGACGCATCCGCGTGCAGGACGTGATGGCGCATGGGCAGGCCGCTGGAGGGCAGGCCGCCACCCCTCAGGCCGCCCCGGCGCAACCCCAGCCGCAGGCCTCTCAACCTCAAGCGGCTCCGGCTCCGGCCAGCTCACCGCAGCCCGCCGCGAAGGGGACCGGCGGCCTGCCCGTCGCGGCCGTGCAATACCGCACGCCCAAGGGCTACGAACACCTGGAAGACCGGGTGCCGCTGCGGGGCATGCGCCGGGCCATCAGCAACCAGATGCAGGCCAGCCACCTGTACACCGTCCGCACCCTGACCGTGGACGAGGTCAACCTGACCAAGCTGGTGGAGTTCCGCAGCCGGGTCAAGGACGAGGCGGCGGCGGCGGGCGTCAAGCTGTCGTACCTGCCCTTCATTTTCAAGGCGGTCACGGCAGCCCTCAAGAAGTACCCCAGCCTGAACACCTCCTTCGACGAGGCCAGCGGCGAGATTGTCCAGAAGCGTTACTATAACATGGGCATGGCCGTCGCCACCGAAGCGGGCCTGACTGTTCCGGTCCTGA
Proteins encoded in this region:
- a CDS encoding YpdA family putative bacillithiol disulfide reductase; the encoded protein is MNLAPSSDLFDVAIVGAGPVGLAAAIACKRAGLSYVVLEKGCVVNAIFEYPTYMSFFTTAPELEIGNHPMVTGHDKPDRRDALMYYRLVTQREALNVEQYTTVTAVHAAPAGFTLAIERRDGTPDVIEARRVVVATGYYDNPLHLGIPGEDGPNVSHYYTEAHPFMGLNVTVIGAGNSAADAALDLWRGGAKVTMVVRAPELKSTIKYWVRPDLENRIKEGSIDAYFNSRVIAIGQETVQVEGQDGETFELPTHFTFALTGYRPDLSFLDTLNLAQQPDACLVLDEHYQSSVPGLFVVGSAGFAGKTNQVFIENGRHHADHAVAEIKRQLAGHGELQAR
- a CDS encoding aminotransferase class V-fold PLP-dependent enzyme yields the protein MDFATLRADLIGTDAVIRTPFGERQVTYADYVASGRALRSVEERITTLALPLYANTHTEDSATGAHSTHLSQQAADYIRAQLGGDATCKLVFCGSGSTAAVRRIQDILGLTVGGDHRATVLASMPEHERPVVFVGPYEHHSNEISWRETLAEVVELPLCDRGNLDLDALVTALKAPQYARRPKIGSFSAASNVTGLLTDTRTVARILHQHGAYAFFDFAASGPYVKIDMKPGKADGYDAVFLSPHKFVGGPGTPGLLCFQDHLYHLNVPSTAGGGTVRYVSRTKQVYIEDIEAREDAGTPAILGKIRTALAFKIKEELGTDTLTAREHELFTRALKRLASNDRVQLLGNPDAPRLAFLSFLVKTPDGAMLHPRLVVRLLNDLFGIQARGGCACAGPYGHVLLNIDEERSERYAQCALSNIDSIKPGWTRLNLAPWASDEEVDFLLSAVEFVAEYGARFLPLYEFDWMSGAWTHPQDEAPMDLFGIQRPQTGIGEVPYASYLAEAQRLVEALAPIGKRRAVPEYVPTDLVFFAH
- the rsmG gene encoding 16S rRNA (guanine(527)-N(7))-methyltransferase RsmG; translated protein: MNRDGLELLRRGAGILGVEIEAQLPAFEQLFTLLQEGNERLNLTALRTEEDIVLKHFVDSLTCLRGSYLEGPLTVMDLGTGAGFPTFPLALVKPQLQFTPVDSIRKKVEFVRDTAVQLGLSQVTPLVGRAEALGRSADHRDRYDRVVVRAVASLPVLAELALPLLREGGLLVAQKGAITPEELNAGRRAAGEVGGKVQVVDPFELPVSGDARTLIVIEKLKPTPSKYPRREGVPNAQPLFWTPPQKLAR
- the parB gene encoding ParB/RepB/Spo0J family partition protein ParB, which encodes MSKKSSLGRGLDALLARPAADAPAADSAGSVQTLNINRIVQAGYQPRQVFEPSSLAELAQSIREKGVIQPLLVRPRGEAFEIVAGERRWRASQLAGLTELPVIIRDLGDREALEIAIVENLQREDLGPLEEARAYQALLDQGLNQEGVAQAVGKGRSTVSNALRLLTLGEGALRALDGGQISAGHARAILAQPDGDRAWALEQITSRGLSVREAEALRREGKARPSAPIKVNPPRTYRQLELDLSRRTGTRVRITGEDKGKVELNYSTREELDRLLNLLGFEAEE
- the mnmG gene encoding tRNA uridine-5-carboxymethylaminomethyl(34) synthesis enzyme MnmG, encoding MSGWNVIVIGGGHAGLEAAWAAAKFSRVGLLVGNPATVGRMPCNPAVGGPGKSQLVFEIQALGGLMGRLADDTAIHTRVLNASKGPAVQSLRVQNERDAYAERAQAVIFGQPEIEVIRGEAADLELDGHGGWLVVTTDGRRLPCRSVVVAAGTFMRAVTWYGRQSRAEGRQGEPPSRFLSAPLERAGHVLKRFKTGTPPRVRADSVNFAALLEIPADPQPRGFTGSPGPRAQESPTWQTYTTPQTHQLIHENLQESPMFSGDIEGRGPRYCPSIEDKVVRFAHHNRHLLFVEPDGIQTSEVYLQGFSSSLPPYLQDQLVRTLPGFERAVVQRYAYAVEYDVVDSTELTLNMESRLLPGVFTAGQINGTSGYEEAAAQGLVAGTAAARRALDLKTEPIGRETGYLGVLLDDLVFKGSDEPYRMMTSRVEHRLLVRQDNADERLTSLGHRLGLVPDAEVARVQAKYGRIGDAVDSLAAQRSNGHTGDAWLRRPEFYLADVEALGIRVPTELDAAEREAVEIRVKYAGYIERARQQLRAEARARNTQLDGVDYSTVPALSNEAREKLGRSRPATLEQAARISGVRHADIGALLVYLKKYGVSRET
- a CDS encoding VanW family protein, which produces METTVPALVNGKKTTVPLTRTLTIPGPRMALIRQSGTVTASLEADLKTFVKSLSGKAQDARFEELWDGWAVVQRNALKIDMDATRANLLTAIKDSKGVKAKVVVSGQTPPKRTLDYFLSRGITAHLGTGVTNYYGSSDARVTNIHVGAKNFSDRLFEGKVFSFNEFIGPVTARNGYVTGLVIAGDRTASGVGGGICQVSTTLFRTLYGAGLPIAQRQNHSYQVHYYDPQGLDATIYQPSLDLKFANDSGGALWFQTQWDDETARLSISVFGKARDFTVDIGQPKTLSSTPSPADRLIPDATLPAGQRKQVDWAAPGAVIEVTRKFIRNGKAFKQDTLKSSYRPWPNIFLVGTRR
- a CDS encoding AAA family ATPase — its product is MKVLGLVNQKGGVGKTTTAINLAAYLAAGGRRVLLLDMDPQGNATSGLGQRGAEGGLYEALGEPDRAAEYIRPTDQSGLDILPATPDLAGAGVELADDPDALSRLMAGLSDYDLVLVDAPPSLGPLTVNVLAAADALLIPLQAEYYALEGLAGLMETVERVRGGLNPRLQVLGVVLTMFDGRTNLAQEVETMVRQHFGDLVFWSVIPRNVRLSEAPSFSKPINAFAPLSSGAAAYKRLAEEVMSRVEKI